A region of the Myxococcaceae bacterium JPH2 genome:
CCTGCAGCCGCGAGCGCGTGAGGTCGGGAAACGCCCGCGCGAGGTGCTGATCCAAGCGCTCGCCTCGGGCCTCGGGCGGAGCGCGATGCTCGCGAATGTCGGGCGCAGCCACGGCTGGGACTACCAGATCTTCGACTTCACATGCGCCTTCGAGCGCAGGACGATGTCGTTGACGGCGCGCTCGAAGAAGTTCGCCTTGGTGAAGATCTCCTGGCTGACGCGGCTCTTGTAGAGGTCGCGGCCCTCCTCCAGTTCCTCCTTGAGGACCTCGAAGAGGTTGTCCTGCTCGATGCCCTTGATGATCTTCTGCTCGTTGTAGAGCGAGATATCGGAGGCGATCGCGCGTGCGAGTCGCATCGCCTTGATCTTTTCCTCTTCCGTCATCGTGTCCCTACTTAGGCACCGCCCCCGGGGGAGTCAACTTTCCTGGTGCCGACACCTGCGCGAGCCAGCCCGGGTTCAGCGCCCGCCCTTGCCCGCCTTCTCAGAGGACAAGGCCAGGTAGCTCTTGGACACCCGGAGGGGATCCAACCCCAGCTCACGCGACAGGTTCATCAGGATTCCGCGCAGGTAGACCGTCGTCGGGAGGGCCCCGTAGGAATCCGCCTCCACGTTCTCCAGGTGGTGCCGGGAGATGCGCGTGCGATCCGCCACCTGCTGGAGGCTGAGCCCCCGGGCCTCGCGAACGCGGCGCAGCAGTTCACCGTTGAACTCCGCATCCGGCGGGATGTCGAGTCCACGGGGCCGCGCCTCGCGAACCCGCGCCGCCACCTGGGCCAGGGCCGACTCCGCGGTGGAGATGGCCGAGTCCTGGGCGATCACCTCCGCGTCGCCCAGGGCGCGCCCCGAGCCAGCCCGGCTGACGGCACCTCGAGAGTGGGAAGATGACGCGGGCTCGGCCACCGAGCGCACCGGCACACGAGGCCCTGAAGGCAACCCAGCAGGCCGGGTCGCTCCAGCCCCGGACGGCACAGCCTTCTCCACCGAGGCGGCGATCGCGGGGGCCGGAGCCTCCTCACGCGCCGGTTCGGAAGTCGCCGAGCGAGTGGGCTCGGCCGACGACGCCACGGGCGCGGGAACCGCCGGACTCACGGGCTCAGGCGGCGGCGACGCGGGCGCCGGCGTCGAAGCACGGACAGGTTCGGGAGACGACGCCACGGGCGCCGGAACCACCGGGTCCACGGGATCGGAAGACGGCACCGGAGCAGGCGCTGGCGGTGCGGAGCGAACAGGCTCGGGCGATGGCGCCACGGGCACGGGAGTCACCGCGGCAGCGGCTGCGCCGTGGGGCTCGGCCTCCGTGCTCGTCGTGGATCCGGTCTCGGCCGCCGGGGTGGGCACCGACTCAGACTCCGCCGTCCGAATGGGCTCGGTGGATGCCGACGTCCGCGCGGGCTCCCCGCGCACACTCGACTCGGACGTGACTCCCCTGCCCTGTGGCTCGGCTCCAGTCTCCTGGCTCACGGCCTTGGCGACCGGAGCCGAAGCGTCTTGTGGCGCGGAGGGCTGAGGCGCCGGGACGTAGACGAACGAAAGGCCGCGCGAGAACGACGAACGGAACGCCTCCACCACCGACACACCGGCGACGGACACCGGCGCGG
Encoded here:
- a CDS encoding helix-turn-helix domain-containing protein, with product MKPFEQQSYYELLEVPANASEADIRAAYQRQMEMYAPDSIAVYALADPGQLEALRERLTEAMEFLTDPDLRVEYDRTVGVSERVSGTSATSKHDAKSRAAEALATAADALATAAGAVDAVRTLAPESAPEGAVPKPVAASVEAPVATAAPVAQGAEASAAKPVATATPEARSDDSASSQGATGTKPPAASAPVSVAGVSVVEAFRSSFSRGLSFVYVPAPQPSAPQDASAPVAKAVSQETGAEPQGRGVTSESSVRGEPARTSASTEPIRTAESESVPTPAAETGSTTSTEAEPHGAAAAAVTPVPVAPSPEPVRSAPPAPAPVPSSDPVDPVVPAPVASSPEPVRASTPAPASPPPEPVSPAVPAPVASSAEPTRSATSEPAREEAPAPAIAASVEKAVPSGAGATRPAGLPSGPRVPVRSVAEPASSSHSRGAVSRAGSGRALGDAEVIAQDSAISTAESALAQVAARVREARPRGLDIPPDAEFNGELLRRVREARGLSLQQVADRTRISRHHLENVEADSYGALPTTVYLRGILMNLSRELGLDPLRVSKSYLALSSEKAGKGGR